A single region of the Geobacillus subterraneus genome encodes:
- the wecB gene encoding non-hydrolyzing UDP-N-acetylglucosamine 2-epimerase, protein MGTKRKVMTIFGTRPEAIKMAPLVLELQKQSEWIEPIVTVTAQHRQMLDQVLDLFGIRPDYDLNIMKDRQTLAGITTRALEGLDDIMRKVKPDLVLVHGDTTTTFVASLAAFYHQIAIGHVEAGLRTWNKYSPFPEEMNRQLTGVMADLHFAPTKKAYDNLIRENKKPESIFITGNTAIDALQTTVKDDYRHDILDQIGDDRMILLTAHRRENLGETMRGMFRAIKRLVETYDDIQVVYPVHLNPAVREAAAEVLGDDPRIHLIEPLDVFDFHNFAARAYLILTDSGGVQEEAPSLGVPVLVLRDTTERPEGIEAGTLKLAGTDEETIYRMASELLTNRSEYEAMAKASNPYGDGQASKRIVDAILYYFGYTAQRPEAFHS, encoded by the coding sequence ATGGGAACAAAACGGAAAGTGATGACGATTTTCGGCACAAGGCCCGAAGCGATCAAAATGGCGCCGCTTGTGTTGGAGTTGCAAAAACAATCCGAGTGGATCGAACCGATTGTCACCGTTACGGCGCAACATCGGCAAATGCTGGATCAAGTATTGGATCTATTCGGCATTCGCCCGGATTACGACTTGAACATTATGAAAGACCGTCAGACGCTCGCCGGTATTACGACCCGCGCCTTAGAAGGGCTCGATGACATTATGCGGAAAGTCAAGCCGGATTTAGTGCTTGTCCATGGCGATACGACGACGACGTTTGTCGCCAGCCTCGCCGCTTTTTATCATCAAATTGCGATCGGCCATGTTGAGGCGGGGTTGCGCACGTGGAACAAATATTCTCCATTTCCAGAAGAAATGAACCGGCAACTGACCGGGGTGATGGCTGATCTTCACTTCGCACCGACGAAAAAAGCGTACGACAATTTAATCCGGGAGAATAAAAAACCGGAGTCGATTTTTATCACCGGCAACACGGCGATCGATGCGTTACAAACAACGGTGAAAGACGATTATCGTCATGACATTCTCGACCAAATCGGCGATGACCGGATGATTTTGCTGACGGCCCATCGCCGCGAAAACCTTGGCGAGACGATGCGGGGCATGTTCCGGGCCATTAAGCGCCTTGTCGAAACCTATGACGACATCCAAGTCGTCTATCCTGTCCATCTGAACCCGGCAGTAAGGGAAGCGGCGGCCGAAGTGCTCGGTGATGATCCGCGCATTCACTTAATCGAACCGCTTGATGTTTTCGATTTCCATAACTTTGCTGCGCGGGCGTACTTAATTTTGACCGATTCCGGCGGCGTGCAGGAAGAAGCTCCGTCTCTTGGCGTGCCTGTTCTTGTGCTGCGCGACACGACCGAACGGCCGGAAGGCATCGAAGCCGGGACGCTGAAGCTGGCCGGGACGGACGAAGAGACGATTTACCGCATGGCGTCAGAGCTGCTAACGAACCGAAGCGAATACGAGGCCATGGCGAAAGCATCCAACCCGTACGGAGACGGCCAGGCTTCGAAACGGATTGTCGACGCGATTTTATACTATTTCGGCTACACCGCACAGCGACCGGAGGCGTTTCATTCATAA
- a CDS encoding S8 family peptidase, whose protein sequence is MIKKWWMFSICIVLIVAAAVPVRAAAASHPLFVHVIVAFQQQVDEQAVTTLQGNVTKRFDVIPAVAATVPITAVELLRRWPGVDYVQQDTTVAIDRQVIDWGVEKTKASVMHPQGVTGKGVKIAILDTGVDPSHPDLRVAGGVCLLSSCPHSYQDDNGHGTHVAGIIAAKDNEIGTVGVAPDASIYAVKVLDRYGEGNVSAVLSGIEWAIEHDIDIINLSLAAPEDAPALKAAIQKAYESGVLVVAAAGNNGYANGAGDTVEYPAKYDSAIAVAAVNKENVRLPYSATGPAIEVAAPGEDVYSTVPVALDRDGVRDGYTRMSGTSMAAPFVSGVLALYKQQYPERTNLELRQMLRGRALDLGAAGKDPWYGYGLVQAVSNQAPELTVKLLSVKKGEVAFSVTPTGNAVKGYRVYRNGKRLETLQTAATYTDYVVKGIYEYEFASIRNDGTESALSAPITVNVPDPDYKDLSASAWYMPEIVYLSSQGIVSGYNNGTIQPYQTITRAEVAVMLGRALHLDGTKRATVFRDVSSSDFASGYIQAAYEHGLIAGYPDGTFRPQQPITRAETAIMLSRAYPLPDGSSMMFKDVTTRVTGHEAIAKLAAARITEGYPDGTFRPYQFVKRLEFFVFTARAANERFR, encoded by the coding sequence ATGATCAAAAAGTGGTGGATGTTTTCCATCTGTATCGTGTTGATCGTCGCAGCGGCGGTGCCGGTTCGCGCGGCCGCTGCTTCTCATCCGCTGTTTGTCCATGTCATTGTCGCTTTTCAACAACAAGTGGATGAACAAGCGGTGACAACGCTGCAAGGAAATGTCACCAAACGGTTTGACGTGATTCCTGCGGTGGCAGCGACGGTCCCGATTACGGCGGTCGAGCTGTTGCGTCGTTGGCCGGGGGTTGACTACGTACAACAAGACACGACGGTGGCCATTGATCGCCAAGTCATTGACTGGGGAGTGGAAAAGACGAAAGCGTCCGTGATGCACCCCCAAGGTGTAACAGGAAAAGGGGTGAAAATCGCGATTTTGGATACGGGTGTTGATCCTAGTCACCCGGATTTGCGTGTAGCGGGCGGCGTTTGCTTGTTGTCCTCTTGCCCTCATTCTTATCAAGACGATAACGGGCATGGTACTCACGTTGCTGGAATTATCGCGGCAAAAGACAACGAGATCGGGACGGTCGGGGTGGCGCCTGATGCAAGCATTTATGCCGTGAAGGTATTGGATCGCTACGGAGAAGGAAATGTATCAGCCGTTTTATCAGGCATCGAATGGGCGATTGAGCACGATATAGATATTATTAATTTAAGCTTAGCCGCTCCAGAAGATGCCCCTGCCCTGAAAGCGGCCATTCAGAAAGCATATGAAAGCGGGGTTTTAGTCGTTGCTGCGGCTGGCAACAACGGCTATGCCAACGGCGCAGGGGATACGGTCGAATATCCGGCGAAGTATGATAGTGCCATCGCTGTCGCTGCGGTGAATAAAGAAAATGTTCGGTTGCCATACTCGGCGACGGGACCCGCGATCGAAGTAGCGGCTCCTGGGGAGGATGTGTACAGCACCGTGCCGGTTGCTCTTGACCGTGATGGCGTTCGTGACGGGTATACGCGCATGTCTGGAACGTCAATGGCAGCGCCGTTTGTGTCAGGAGTGCTCGCTTTGTATAAGCAACAATACCCGGAACGGACGAATCTCGAACTGCGTCAAATGTTAAGAGGCCGTGCCTTGGATTTGGGGGCGGCCGGGAAGGATCCGTGGTACGGCTATGGGCTCGTGCAGGCCGTGTCCAACCAGGCGCCCGAGCTGACAGTGAAGCTGTTGTCAGTGAAAAAAGGAGAAGTTGCTTTTTCCGTTACCCCAACAGGAAACGCCGTGAAAGGGTATCGTGTATACCGAAATGGGAAACGGCTCGAAACGTTGCAAACAGCGGCCACGTATACGGATTATGTCGTTAAAGGAATATACGAGTACGAATTTGCGTCCATACGCAATGATGGGACGGAGTCCGCGTTATCGGCCCCCATCACGGTAAACGTACCGGATCCCGATTATAAAGATTTGTCAGCAAGCGCTTGGTATATGCCGGAGATCGTCTACTTATCAAGCCAAGGGATTGTGTCCGGCTATAACAATGGAACGATTCAGCCTTATCAAACGATTACACGCGCCGAAGTCGCCGTGATGCTCGGCCGGGCGCTGCATCTTGACGGGACCAAGCGAGCGACAGTGTTTCGTGATGTTTCTTCTTCTGACTTCGCCTCTGGCTACATTCAAGCTGCCTATGAGCACGGACTGATCGCCGGGTATCCGGATGGAACGTTCCGCCCGCAGCAGCCGATTACGCGCGCCGAGACAGCCATCATGTTATCGCGAGCGTATCCGCTGCCGGACGGTTCGTCTATGATGTTTAAAGATGTGACGACAAGAGTGACCGGGCATGAGGCGATCGCCAAGTTGGCTGCTGCCCGAATCACAGAAGGGTATCCGGACGGCACGTTTCGGCCATATCAATTTGTTAAGCGACTCGAATTTTTCGTTTTTACAGCCCGTGCGGCGAACGAGCGGTTCCGGTAA
- a CDS encoding N-acetylmuramoyl-L-alanine amidase — translation MKRKILVAFCLVLLAVWPMPMSHPQAAPYFYDVGTTHRAKNEIYYLAEGEIVLGSVSGHFYPAKYVTRAEAAAIIGRTLNFDGGQRDTRFKDVGKGNFASGYIQEAAERNIINGYQDGTFRPDQFVTRGEMALLINRAYSLGGTTLSTAVQQLKIKGIAEGKADGTFGEDEPIIRADFAVFVARAINPQYRVNGQLTSTGQAVVNASALNVRRGPSTGYSAIGLLYKGQSVDVVHIVGNWAYVRASDLEGFVSRSYLVDAGVSQPDEGDALSNYVKTQTLIIDPGHGGSDPGAAANGLVEKNINLNVALKVKSLFENTGFNIALTRETDVFVPLSGRVSFAKEKGGNVFVSIHTNAGGGTGTETYYYSAAGTNPYVEQSKKLAQCIQKRLVEAWNAVDRGAKRGNLHVLRENNMPAVLVELGFIDRAEDAEKLGSSYWQEQAAKAIYLGILDYYASETGLDFQPLYDRVQ, via the coding sequence ATGAAAAGGAAGATACTTGTCGCTTTTTGTCTTGTATTGTTGGCAGTGTGGCCGATGCCGATGAGTCATCCGCAGGCTGCGCCATATTTTTACGACGTAGGCACGACGCACAGGGCAAAAAACGAAATTTATTACTTAGCCGAAGGGGAAATTGTGCTAGGGAGTGTATCGGGACATTTTTATCCAGCGAAATATGTAACAAGGGCGGAAGCGGCCGCTATTATTGGGCGAACGTTAAACTTTGACGGGGGACAGCGGGACACTCGCTTTAAGGATGTCGGAAAAGGAAATTTTGCCTCTGGGTACATACAAGAAGCAGCTGAACGCAACATCATCAACGGCTACCAAGATGGGACGTTCCGACCTGACCAGTTTGTGACGCGCGGGGAAATGGCGTTGCTCATTAATCGGGCGTATTCGCTTGGCGGAACTACGCTCTCAACGGCGGTGCAACAGTTGAAAATCAAGGGAATCGCGGAAGGGAAAGCGGATGGCACATTCGGCGAAGACGAGCCGATTATTCGGGCGGATTTTGCCGTATTTGTTGCAAGAGCCATCAATCCGCAATATCGCGTGAATGGCCAGCTGACATCCACCGGACAAGCAGTGGTCAATGCTTCGGCGTTGAATGTCCGCCGTGGTCCGTCTACCGGTTATAGTGCCATTGGTCTATTGTATAAAGGGCAGTCTGTCGATGTTGTGCATATTGTTGGCAACTGGGCGTATGTTCGTGCATCAGACTTAGAAGGGTTCGTGAGCCGCAGTTATTTAGTGGATGCGGGAGTTTCACAACCTGATGAAGGAGATGCACTATCAAACTATGTAAAAACGCAGACGCTCATTATTGACCCTGGGCATGGTGGCAGTGACCCTGGCGCGGCGGCGAACGGTCTTGTGGAAAAAAACATTAATTTGAATGTTGCGTTGAAAGTAAAATCGCTGTTTGAAAATACGGGCTTTAACATCGCCCTAACGAGAGAAACAGACGTATTTGTTCCGCTCAGCGGGCGCGTTTCCTTTGCGAAAGAGAAGGGAGGAAACGTATTTGTCAGCATCCATACGAATGCCGGGGGCGGAACGGGGACAGAGACGTATTATTACAGCGCCGCGGGAACCAATCCATATGTCGAACAAAGCAAAAAGCTGGCACAATGCATTCAAAAACGGCTCGTTGAGGCGTGGAATGCTGTTGACCGTGGAGCAAAAAGAGGCAATTTGCACGTATTGCGCGAAAACAATATGCCCGCTGTATTAGTGGAGCTCGGCTTTATTGATCGCGCCGAAGATGCGGAGAAGCTCGGGTCGTCGTATTGGCAAGAACAAGCGGCTAAAGCCATTTATCTCGGCATTCTTGACTACTACGCCTCGGAAACAGGTTTGGATTTTCAGCCGTTATATGATCGTGTTCAATAG